Proteins from a single region of Bacillus sp. (in: firmicutes):
- a CDS encoding membrane-associated protease 1: MGFILKVEGPETIELGLDSIMTVVYETDTPNDSNARSTDVGSTLKVTGKILTATDGDNADDTMKLGLWSLVPAEKAHCYRKVTLEVISADQVVRKIHFPNAFVVDYVERFGDTEGVGEFMLFIKQKKDKTDLAQIEGGYAV; the protein is encoded by the coding sequence ATGGGTTTTATTTTGAAAGTAGAGGGGCCAGAAACAATTGAATTGGGGTTGGACAGTATCATGACGGTGGTGTATGAGACTGATACTCCAAATGATTCCAACGCTAGATCAACGGATGTAGGATCAACACTTAAGGTTACAGGGAAAATCCTTACAGCAACTGATGGGGATAATGCCGATGATACGATGAAGCTTGGATTGTGGTCTTTAGTTCCAGCTGAAAAAGCGCATTGCTATCGTAAAGTTACGCTGGAAGTCATTTCAGCAGACCAAGTTGTTAGAAAAATTCATTTCCCTAATGCATTTGTCGTTGATTATGTTGAAAGATTTGGCGACACAGAAGGAGTAGGCGAATTTATGCTTTTCATTAAGCAGAAGAAGGATAAAACAGATTTAGCTCAAATCGAAGGCGGCTATGCTGTTTAG
- a CDS encoding FHA domain-containing protein — protein MVNRNENQVWITIIDLLIVIVGIFTLIYVYGLNTNFHLKVIVSILLGMILVGFVIKKYESEERQEVADTVISKFVLIDEAGVAIREWFINGETSFLIGKNSSHIEVDIDLSATEYSSLINYEHAVLNRVSENWFIEDIDEIHSVGIKKANRHTKSKLNQGHPYQINVGDTIYIANARIVVR, from the coding sequence ATGGTGAATAGGAATGAAAATCAAGTTTGGATTACCATCATAGATTTACTGATTGTAATAGTTGGAATCTTTACACTTATATATGTATATGGACTAAATACTAACTTCCATTTAAAGGTTATTGTGAGCATTCTGTTAGGTATGATTTTAGTAGGTTTTGTAATAAAAAAATATGAATCCGAAGAACGCCAAGAAGTAGCAGACACAGTAATATCGAAGTTTGTTTTAATAGATGAAGCTGGGGTAGCAATAAGAGAATGGTTTATAAATGGGGAGACATCGTTTCTAATTGGCAAAAATTCAAGCCACATCGAAGTGGATATTGATTTGTCTGCTACAGAATATTCATCACTAATCAATTACGAACACGCTGTGTTAAACCGTGTTTCCGAAAATTGGTTTATTGAGGATATTGACGAGATACATAGTGTAGGGATAAAAAAAGCGAATAGGCATACCAAGAGCAAGCTTAATCAAGGGCACCCCTATCAGATTAATGTAGGGGATACAATCTATATAGCAAACGCTAGGATAGTAGTGAGGTAA
- a CDS encoding FHA domain-containing protein has protein sequence MSLSRCINGHMFSARRYGNACPYCNVIVEESPKIKNQPVSSAGEVDKTMPYLGETEGIEPVTGWLVCIEGPQMGQDYRIMAEKNFIGRSEDMHIRIIGDNSISRRNHAVIVYDPKKRNFFLLPGDASGLAYHNNEAVYSPTELSAYDVIQLGRSIFIFIPLCGIHFEWEQDQDKE, from the coding sequence ATGAGTTTGTCAAGATGTATAAATGGGCATATGTTTAGTGCAAGAAGATATGGGAACGCTTGTCCATATTGTAATGTAATTGTTGAAGAAAGCCCGAAAATTAAAAATCAGCCAGTTTCAAGTGCAGGAGAAGTAGACAAGACAATGCCATACTTGGGGGAAACGGAAGGAATTGAACCAGTAACTGGTTGGTTAGTATGTATAGAAGGGCCTCAAATGGGGCAGGATTACAGAATTATGGCAGAAAAAAATTTCATTGGAAGATCAGAAGATATGCATATACGGATTATTGGCGATAATTCGATTTCGAGACGAAACCATGCAGTCATTGTATACGACCCAAAGAAACGAAATTTTTTTCTGTTGCCAGGAGATGCATCTGGTCTTGCCTACCATAATAATGAAGCCGTTTATTCACCGACTGAACTATCAGCCTATGATGTCATTCAACTAGGCAGAAGCATATTCATTTTTATTCCATTATGTGGCATTCATTTTGAATGGGAACAAGATCAGGACAAGGAATGA
- a CDS encoding J domain-containing protein has protein sequence MENYYEILGVARDATQQDIKKAYRQLAKKHHPDLNKGSSESEKIFKKVYEAYQILSDTTSREAYDARLNTQNENTTHTNNTFEKKREHQVNYQEFDIRNMEKNFENFFGFNPKTKKMSPKMENKKDNNPVDTSAIFESFFNVRKK, from the coding sequence ATGGAAAATTATTATGAAATCTTAGGTGTTGCTAGAGATGCCACGCAACAAGATATAAAAAAAGCATACAGGCAACTGGCAAAAAAGCACCATCCAGATTTAAACAAAGGAAGCAGTGAATCTGAAAAAATATTTAAAAAGGTATATGAAGCTTATCAGATTTTAAGTGACACGACATCTAGAGAGGCATATGATGCCCGCTTAAATACACAAAATGAGAACACTACTCACACAAATAACACTTTTGAGAAAAAGAGGGAGCATCAAGTAAACTATCAGGAATTTGATATAAGAAACATGGAAAAAAACTTTGAAAATTTCTTTGGCTTTAACCCGAAAACAAAAAAAATGTCTCCTAAAATGGAGAATAAAAAGGATAATAACCCTGTTGACACCTCAGCAATCTTTGAAAGTTTTTTTAATGTAAGAAAAAAATGA